One window of the Fusobacterium animalis 7_1 genome contains the following:
- a CDS encoding TRM11 family SAM-dependent methyltransferase encodes MNKKIKKWEPDNFELELNSVWSFKERGDWATHDAKWRGNWSPYIPRNLILRYTNEKDLILDQFIGGGTTLVEAKLLNRNIIGIDVNDVAIERCKEKIDFEFGNSGKVYIHKGDARKLNFIKNETIDFICTHPPYANIIKYSEDVEEDLSHLKIPEFLKEMKKVASESYRVLKKDKFCAILMGDTRIKGHIQPLGFEVMKVFEKVGFKLKEIIIKEQHNCKATGYWKTNSIKYNFFLIAHEYLFIFKK; translated from the coding sequence ATGAATAAAAAAATTAAGAAATGGGAGCCAGATAATTTTGAATTAGAATTAAATTCTGTTTGGAGTTTTAAAGAAAGAGGAGATTGGGCAACTCATGATGCAAAATGGAGAGGAAATTGGTCGCCATACATACCTAGAAATTTAATTCTTAGATATACAAATGAAAAAGATTTAATTTTAGATCAATTTATAGGAGGAGGGACAACATTAGTTGAAGCAAAATTACTTAATAGAAATATTATTGGCATTGATGTAAATGATGTTGCAATTGAAAGATGTAAAGAAAAAATAGATTTTGAATTTGGGAATTCTGGAAAGGTATATATTCATAAAGGAGATGCAAGAAAACTAAATTTTATTAAGAATGAAACTATTGATTTTATTTGTACTCATCCTCCTTATGCAAATATTATTAAATATAGTGAAGATGTAGAAGAAGATTTATCACATTTAAAAATACCTGAATTTTTGAAAGAAATGAAAAAAGTAGCCTCTGAAAGTTATAGAGTTCTAAAAAAAGATAAATTTTGTGCAATTCTGATGGGAGATACTAGGATAAAAGGACATATACAACCATTAGGTTTTGAAGTTATGAAGGTATTTGAAAAAGTTGGTTTTAAATTAAAAGAAATCATAATAAAGGAACAACATAATTGTAAAGCAACTGGCTATTGGAAAACTAATAGTATAAAATATAATTTTTTCTTAATTGCACATGAGTATTTATTTATTTTTAAAAAATGA